The following are encoded together in the Equus quagga isolate Etosha38 chromosome 1, UCLA_HA_Equagga_1.0, whole genome shotgun sequence genome:
- the LOC124229540 gene encoding olfactory receptor 1L4-like, translating to MEIKNNSSSTSGFMLLGISSNPHLQKPLFAIFLIIYLVTLVGNVFIILAIHSDSWLHTPMYFFLSNLSFMDICFTTDIVPKMLVNFLSDTKSISYVGCLIQMYFFMAFGNTDSYLLASMAIDRLVAICNPLHYDVVMNPRRCLLMLLVSCTISHLHSMLRVLLMSQLSFCASHVIKHFFCDTQPVLKLSCSDTSSSQAVVMTETLAVIVTPFLCILFSYLRIIITVLRIPSAAGKWKAFSTCGSHLTVVVLFYGSAIYVYFRPLSMYSVVKDRVATLMYTVVTPMLNPFIYSLRNKDMKKSMRKLRFRIHS from the coding sequence ATGGAGATCAAGaacaacagcagcagcacctCAGGCTTTATGCTCCTGGGCATCTCTTCCAACCCTCACCTACAGAAGCCACTCTTTGCCATCTTCCTCATCATCTACCTGGTCACCCTGGTGGGGAATGTATTCATCATCCTGGCCATCCACTCTGACTCGTGGCTCCATACTCCTATGTACTTCTTTCTCAGCAACCTGTCCTTCATGGATATCTGCTTCACAACAGACATTGTGCCCAAGATGCTGGTCAATTTCCTGTCAGACACAAAGTCTATCTCCTATGTGGGCTGCCTCATTCAGATGTACTTCTTCATGGCGTTTGGGAACACTGACAGCTACCTACTGGCCTCTATGGCCATAGACCGGCTGGTAGCCATCTGCAACCCCTTGCACTATGATGTGGTTATGAACCCACGGCGTTGCCTCCTCATGCTGCTGGTCTCTTGCACCATCTCCCACCTGCACTCCATGCTTCGTGTGCTGCTCATGTCCCAGCTGTCTTTCTGTGCCTCCCATGTCATTAAGCACTTTTTTTGTGATACCCAGCCTGTGTTAAAGCTATCCTGCTCTGATACCTCCTCCAGCCAGGCTGTGGTCATGACTGAGACCCTGGCTGTCATTGTGACCCCCTTCCTGTGCATCCTGTTCTCCTACCTGAGAATCATCATTACTGTGCTCAGAATCCCCTCTGCAGCCGGGAAGTGGAAAGCTTTCTCTACCTGTGGCTCCCACCTCACTGTAGTGGTCTTGTTCTATGGGAGTGCCATCTATGTCTATTTTAGACCCCTGTCCATGTACTCAGTGGTGAAGGACAGGGTAGCCACACTTATGTACACAGTAGTGACACCCATGCTGAACCCtttcatctacagcctgaggaacaaaGATATGAAGAAGAGTATGAGAAAATTAAGATTCAGAATTCACTCATAG